One segment of Panicum virgatum strain AP13 chromosome 1K, P.virgatum_v5, whole genome shotgun sequence DNA contains the following:
- the LOC120704721 gene encoding tubulin-folding cofactor C-like isoform X2 → MPSGAAAGMEPEPEQPKAAAGGAHRKHLAMLERLSKRSSSSSAAGAGASSDSAGASPVEAFLTRFAAAKLAAESALSACRASSPEGDAAASLAAAAAAIDDLDRLVAESSHALPPYELRSALAAAADLRAAHRAAASEIRPKKSFSFRNKSRAPKNPPPDPAAAPPPQPPPPEQPKPSIDAVLPGCGFRGRSGATLVKDLRASSNKDGDFTLADLVSCEVYVKGKCRALYVHKLRDCRVFVGAVLGSVLIEDVEGCTFVMAAHQIRIHEATATDFYLRVRSRPIIEDCSGVRFAPHALKYDGIDEDLTESGLDKETGNWANVDDFKWLRAVQSPNWRFVPEEERLQIVDISEIHEREDDS, encoded by the coding sequence ATGccatccggcgccgccgccggaatggagccggagcccgagcagccaaaggccgccgccggcggggcccACCGCAAGCACCTGGCCATGCTCGAGCGCCTCTCCaagcgctcctcctcctcctccgccgccggcgccggcgcttcCTCGGACTCCGCCGGCGCCTCCCCCGTCGAGGCCTTCCTCacccgcttcgccgccgccaagcTCGCCGCGGAGTCGGCGCTCTCGGCCTGCCGCGCATCCTCCCCCGAGGGCGACGCGGCCGCCTCCctggccgccgctgcggccgccATCGACGACCTCGACCGTCTCGTCGCCGAGTCGTCCCACGCGCTGCCGCCCTACGAGCTGCggtccgccctcgccgccgccgccgacctccgcgCGGCGCACAGGGCCGCGGCCTCCGAGATCCGGCCCAAGAAGTCCTTCTCCTTCAGGAACAAGAGCAGGGCCCCGAAGAACCCGCCTCCAGAtcctgccgccgcgccaccaccacagccgccgcccccggAGCAGCCGAAGCCTAGCATCGACGCGGTCCTACCAGGGTGTGGGTTCCGGGGCAGGAGCGGCGCCACCTTGGTGAAGGATCTGCGAGCCTCCAGCAACAAGGATGGGGATTTCACGCTCGCGGATTTGGTTTCATGCGAGGTCTATGTCAAGGGCAAATGCCGGGCACTGTATGTCCACAAGCTGAGAGATTGCCGTGTGTTCGTCGgcgctgttcttggctcggtgCTCATAGAGGATGTCGAGGGGTGCACTTTTGTAATGGCGGCGCACCAGATCAGGATTCATGAGGCGACGGCGACGGATTTCTACCTGCGGGTGAGGAGCAGGCCGATCATTGAGGATTGCAGTGGTGTGAGATTTGCACCGCATGCTTTGAAGTATGATGGGATTGATGAGGATTTGACGGAGTCTGGGCTCGATAAGGAAACTGGCAACTGGGCCAATGTGGATGACTTCAAGTGGCTCAGGGCGGTGCAGTCACCGAACTGGCGCTTCGTTCCGGAGGAAGAACGGTTGCAGATTGTTGacatctcggagatccatgaaCGGGAGGATGATAGCTGA
- the LOC120704721 gene encoding uncharacterized protein LOC120704721 isoform X1 translates to MYLDDEEEQVEENGEADVVVVEASAPVNEVESQASKVMPSSGTAAKKRRVAYSFKAVAVSKGKEKPKGNKTILEMLRKTPEEIVDERRKGSYQPPIQSSTKTKEQHHYVDMQWGLFFYECGIPFNAAASRQFQVAVEATAQVGSGYKPPSPYQFGEPLLKDAVKLTSTMREDHERAWKHFGCTLMSDGWTDRRGRHLINFLVNSPEGTFFLESVDASSEAHDAYMLADLLEKRIEEIGKEKVVQVITDNGANYKAAGKHLMERIPSLFWSPCAAHCLDLMQEDIGGLKEFKKPIACARRVTTFIYRHGRILSAMREKTGGSDLVRPAATRFATAFLTLKSLHKHRDSLKSLFVSEAWTRNKLAKTKAGEDVHDIVLSTEFWNKVEDCLRASAPLLIVLRVVDGDEKPAMPEVAALMNQAKDRIKQSFAIPTKKTLLKKIIDIIEKRWVKQMDHPLYGAALYLNPGKLHPLIRDDDDATVGQLRGCFLEVLGRMVEDRDTQDKIDAQSLDYEALRGEAFSNIRAKQNLEKMSPLDWWASYGGRAIDLQRFARRIVSLCASSSGCERNWSTFEFIHTKKRNRLLHKRLNDIVYISYNRKMKTRFQIRREKKGKSFDPLVIEEFDWDNEWADSSYVHPQGARGCDENDLTWAAVDEALGASNSLRGRNLPRNASSSCATNSNPRLDEDESGLGNEEEEDEDPHDDAYVTDSEDAPPDGGESMEGLQAANNHDEFDDGY, encoded by the exons ATGTACCTAGATGATGAGGAAGAGCAGGTAGAGGAGAATGGAGAAGCAGATGTGGTCGTGGTAGAGGCAAGTGCACCTGTGAATGAAGTTGAATCCCAGGCCTCTAAGGTGATGCCAAGTTCAGGGACAGCAGCAAAGAAAAGGCGTGTAGCCTATTCATTCAAGGCTGTAGCAGTGAGCAAAGGCAAGGAAAAGCCAAAGGGAAACAAGACAATTCTTGAGATGTTAAGAAAAACACCTGAAGAAATAGTCGATGAAAGGCGTAAAGGGTCTTACCAGCCCCCAATTCAGTCCAGCACTAAGACCAAGGAGCAACATCATTATGTGGATATGCAATGGGGCCTGTTTTTCTATGAGTGTGGCATACCATTCAATGCAGCAGCATCAAGACAATTTCAGGTGGCAGTTGAGGCAACAGCACAGGTTGGTTCAGGGTACAAGCCTCCTTCTCCATATCAGTTTGGGGAACCGTTGCTTAAAGATGCAGTGAAGTTGACAAGTACCATGAGGGAGGACCATGAGAGAGCATGGAAGCATTTTGGCTGCACTCTCATGTCAGATGGATGGACTGATAGGAGGGGACGACATTTGATTAACTTCCTTGTCAATAGCCCAGAGGGGACTTTCTTCTTAGAGTCTGTCGATGCATCAAGCGAGGCCCACGATGCATATATGCTTGCTGATTTGTTGGAGAAAAGAATTGAGGAGATTGGAAAGGAAAAGGTCGTTCAAGTTATCACTGATAATGGAGCTAACTACAAGGCAGCGGGTAAGCATCTAATGGAGAGAATTCCTTCACTGTTTTGGAGCCCATGTGCTGCACATTGTCTGGATCTTATGCAAGAAGATATAGGAGGGTTGAAGGAATTTAAGAAGCCCATAGCATGTGCAAGGCGTGTAACAACTTTCATCTATAGACATGGGAGAATCCTTAGTGCAATGAGAGAAAAGACAGGTGGGTCTGATCTTGTGAGACCTGCAGCCACAAGGTTTGCCACAGCTTTCCTCACTTTAAAAAGTTTGCACAAGCATAGAGATTCTTTGAAATCTCTTTTTGTCAGTGAAGCATGGACTAGGAATAAATTGGCAAAAACTAAAGCTGGTGAGGATGTGCATGACATTGTGCTCTCTACTGAGTTTTGGAACAAGGTTGAGGACTGCCTTAGAGCTTCAGCCCCTCTTCTCATTGTTCTTAGGGTGGTTGATGGTGATGAGAAGCCTGCCATGCCAGAGGTTGCAGCATTAATGAATCAAGCAAAAGATAGGATCAAGCAAAGCTTTGCTATCCCAACTAAGAAAACATTGCTAAAGAAAATCATAGATATTATTGAGAAGCGTTGGGTGAAGCAAATGGACCATCCTTTGTATGGGGCTGCATTGTATTTGAACCCAGGAAAATTacatcccctcataagagatgatgatgatgccacTGTTGGGCAGCTAAGAGGTTGCTTCCTTGAAGTTCTTGGAAGAATGGTGGAAGATAGAGATACCCAAGACAAGATTGATGCTCAGTCTTTGGACTATGAAGCCCTTAGAGGAGAAGCATTCTCAAATATAAGAGCTAAGCAAAACCTTGAGAAAATGAGTCCTC TTGATTGGTGGGCCTCATATGGTGGTCGTGCTATTGACCTTCAAAGGTTTGCTAGGCGCATTGTTAGCCTATGTGCTTCATCATCCGGCTGTGAGAGAAACTGGAGCACGTTCGAGTTT ATCCACACCAAAAAAAGAAATAGGTTACTGCATAAGAGGTTGAATGATATTGTCTACATTTCCTACAATCGAAAGATGAAGACTAGGTTTCAAATAAGgcgggagaagaaagggaaaagCTTTGACCCTTTAGTCATTGAAGAGTTCGATTGGGATAATGAGTGGGCTGACTCGTCGTATGTACACCCTCAAGGTGCACGTGGGTGTGATGAAAATGACCTCACATGGGCTGCTGTTGATGAAGCTCTTGGTGCATCAAACTCACTTCGAGGACGCAATCTCCCAAGGAATGCAAGCAGTAGTTGTGCAACAAATTCAAACCCAAGGTTGGATGAAGATGAATCAGGTTTAGGcaatgaagaggaagaagatgaagaccCACATGATGATGCTTATGTGACAGATTCTGAGGATGCTCCTCCCGATGGTGGAGAAAGCATGGAAGGATTGCAAGCTGCAAATAACCATGATGAGTTTGATGATGGATATTGA